A stretch of the Schistocerca serialis cubense isolate TAMUIC-IGC-003099 chromosome 2, iqSchSeri2.2, whole genome shotgun sequence genome encodes the following:
- the LOC126458020 gene encoding cuticle protein 21-like yields MAFKLIVLAAFVAVARAGYLGAPAVVAPGPALAARAYAAPAYAAPAYAAPAYAARAYAAPVAYAAPALRAAPLAVAPAVRAAPVAVAAPAAVAAEYDPHPQYSYSYDVQDALTGDSKTQHESRDGDVVQGSYSLVEPDGSIRTVDYTADPVNGFNAVVHKEAGAHPAPVVAKVAAPVAYAAPAIAKVAAPVAYAAPAYGKAILG; encoded by the exons ATGGCATTCAAG CTGATCGTCCTCGCCGCCTTCGTGGCTGTGGCCCGCGCCGGCTACCTGGGAGCCCCCGCCGTCGTCGCCCCCGGCCCTGCTCTCGCCGCCcgcgcctacgccgcccccgcgtACGCCGCCCCCGCGTACGCCGCCCCCGCGTACGCTGCCCGCGCCTACGCCGCCCCCGTGGCCTACGCCGCCCCTGCCCTGCGTGCCGCTCCCCTCGCCGTCGCCCCCGCCGTGAGGGCCGcccccgtcgccgtcgccgcccccgccgccgtggCTGCCGAGTACGACCCACACCCCCAGTACAGCTACTCTTACGACGTGCAGGACGCCCTGACCGGCGACTCCAAGACCCAGCACGAAAGCCGCGACGGTGACGTCGTCCAAGGCAGCTACAGCCTGGTCGAGCCCGACGGTTCCATCCGCACCGTCGACTACACCGCCGACCCCGTCAACGGCTTCAACGCCGTCGTGCACAAGGAGGCCGGTGCCCACCCCGCTCCCGTCGTCGCCAAGGTGGCCGCCCCcgtcgcctacgccgcccccgccatcgCTAAGGTGGCCGCCCCCGTCGCATACGCCGCCCCCGCCTACGGAAAAGCCATCCTGGGTTAA